DNA sequence from the Butyricimonas faecalis genome:
GCGATTGGCGGCAGAGGCGGCAGATAAAGCTGTGGCTGTATGTTTGGCAAATGGTCGGGATCTTTATGGTGGGAATACTACCAAGGGATCGGAATTATTGAATAAGATTTATGATGTTGAGCACAGCATGTATTCTTCATTTGATAATCCGGAATTTCTGTTGGAATGGGAATGGAGAAATCATATATCTATTTTTACAATGCCGCGTTTGGTGAATGATGAAAAAAATCTTAGTTCACAACTTTATGGGAATGTTGCCCCTTCGATAACGATGGTTGAGATGTATTACACGGAACATGGATTGCCTATTGATCAAGATAATGCTTGGTCTTATGCTAATCGTTATAAACTAGGTAAAGAATCCAGCGGTCGATATAAAGATATTGTGTCGTTGGATGAAGATGTGTTGCAGTTACATCTACGTCGAGAACCTCGCTTTTATGCTTGTATCGGTGCAGACCGCTGTTATTGGCAGAGAGGGAAAGATAATCCAGCGCAAGGTATAGACTATACATTGCTTATCGAGGCTCGTAAGGGAGAAAAATGGGAAACGAATTATAATATCCTTACTTCTGTCGATTACCAAAATATCACTGGATATTGGTCTAAAAAGCATAGTTTTTCAGAATATTCGACGCGAGATTATATTTCTGTTCTGAGCACCGATCCAACCTATCCGGTAATTCGTTTGGCCGAGGTATATTTGATTCAGGCAGAGGCGTGGAATGAATATTTGGATCGACCTGATTATCGAGTGTATGATGCACTTGATAAAGTTCGCGAGCGGGCGGGAATACCAAAAGTGCGTCAGGCTTGGCAATCTTATGGAAAGAATTCGATGAAAGTGGAAACTAAAGAAGGTATGCGTGATATTATTCGGCAAGAGATTAACATTGAGTTTGCCTTCGAGGGACATCGTTTTTGGAATGTACGCCGTTGGTTAACAGCGGTTGAAGAGTTTAATCATTCGCAATTAGGTTGGAATGTGTTGGGTGCGTCCGCTTCTGAATTCTATAATCGTTACGACATGCCGATAGAGTTGCCGGGTATGAAATGTAAATTTACCGCCCCGCGTGATTATTTGTTCCCGATTCGAGCGGAAGAGATCCTAATTTCCGGAGTAGTACAGAATCCTGGATGGTAAAAAATGAGAGTTGAAAATGTTAATACAATGATTATGAAATATAAAATATTTTTGTGGGTATTCCTGTTGAGTGCTTTTACGGCTTGTGAAGATGATGAAAATGTTTTTGGGATCATGCCGGAAACAGGGTTTCGTTTCGAACCCAAAGCGGGAGGAGCGATGTTGTTTTACACTCTTCCGGGTGAACGTGATATTTATGGAATCAAAGTGAATTACACGAATGCTCAGGGGGAAGAAGTTACGAAAAAAGGTAGTTTCGGGGGAGATTCTCTCTTGTGTGATGGTTTTAATGAAAAAAGGACAAATGTCCCGGTCAAGATATCTTATCTTGATCGTTTTCGGAATGAATCTGAAGCACTGGAAACAACGTTTGACACGGAAGATAGTGCGCCTTACGTGTTCTTGACGGGAGTGCATGTAGAGTCATCATGGAATGGTTTTCAAGTGTTGTATGAAGCTCCCGAGGAAGTGACGGGTATGGTTCACGTGTTTTATTTGGGGACAAACCTTTTCACACAACAAGAGGACACTCTTTTGCTGGAGAGTTTTACAATTAATCGTGGAGGAGATACGTTGACGTATGATTTAAAATCAGGCGGGGAGAAGAATACAATTGTGCTGCGTGTCGATGATTTTAAAGGTTACCGAGTTGGGGAGAAAGTTTTTTCGGATGTACTTGCTTATCAAGTCGAGCGTTTGGTTGTTCCTAAAGAAAATTGGGACTTTTCGGGTGTACCTGTGGTAACGCGAGAAGATGAGAAAGTAGGAGTGGACTACCTTTTTGATGGAGACCGTAAAGGAGAGCAACGATTGAGTGTTTCTGTTGGTATGTATTATGATTCCGAATGTTTTACTTTCCTGGCGGGGCCGAATGCTTTGAATAAGCCGTTTATTGTGGATTTGGGTGGAGAGAAAATACCTGCATTTATTCGGATTTATGCTATGCAAAATTTGGATAGGATGTTTCCTGGAGGTGTAACTAGCGTTGGTTTGGCAAATGTGTGGTGGGGACATTACGGGAGCAAATTGCCTTGTGAAGTAACCTTGTATGCTAGTAATGATAAAGAGGTATGGGAGAAAGTCGGGCATTATTCGCAAAATGAGAATGCGACGGAAGCTTCTCGTTGGTATTATCAGGAAACTTTGATAACGTCCCAACAAGAATTAGCTGCGGCTGATTCGGTTTATTTTGATGTAAAAGTCAGGGCTTCAGAAAAAACTTACCGTTATTTAAAAATGGAGGTGAATAAAACGTTTTATAATTACGAGGAGTGGATAGGAAATTATAATGCCAAGGAATATGTAACCATGCATGAATTGGAAATTTACGTAAAAAAAGATTAAGTCATGAAAAAGAGAAAATATATAATGGGGCTTCTTTCTACGATGCTATTGGCGATAGCGTGTAGCGAGAGTCTGGAGGACACGTATGGTGATTATACAGATGGGGGGAGAATCCGATACGTGGGCAAATGTTATGATGTCAAGACTGTGCCGGGCTGGAAACGGCTCACGTTGAATTGGAAAAGAGCAACAGACGAAGCAGCTAAGAATATCAAGGTCGTGTGGACGCTTAATGACGGGAAAGATTCAACCTTACTCGAACCAGATTGTTCGTCATTTGAAATCCCAGCATTGACTGATGGAACTTATCGTTTTGATTTAACAGTGATTGATAATGCTGGAGAGGAGTCATTGGTGGAAACGGTTTATGGTCGTCCTTACACGGAAACACATGAGATTGTACGAACATTTACCAATGTTGTTACTAAATCTTGGCAAGTGGGGAATGTATTAATATGTTGCATCGATAAATGGAATGATAATATCAAAGATGTGCAATTGCAATATAAGAATACACAAGGACAGGTGGATTCGGTAAGATTAGAGAAAGAGGATTTTATTGACCCAGAAAATCCCGATCCATCTCAACTCTTTGTGTTGGAGGGGGTAAGTAATAATCCTGAGGATTCGATTACAATTTTACGTCGGGGAATGGTGGAAGGTTGTCCGGATCTCATTGATTTTGCTCCTATCGTGATGAGTAAAAACCGGGTTTTTACAACCGATTTTTTACTTACTCTTGAAACACGTTACGGTTTATCAAGCGAAACAGACGAAGAGTTGGTAAAATTGAATCATTTTATCGATACGGTCAAAACGTTGGAATTTGATTATGATATGGCATCGTTAGAAGATGTTTTGTATTGTCCAAACTTAGAGAAAGTGGTGATTGGCAAGAATCGTTATTTGACGACATTGACAGAAAAGGCAGATAAAAGTGTTTTGGAAGAGGTGGAGAAAAGTATAGCTATTCTTGATAAGGCAAATGAACTTTGCGGGGTGACCGTAGAACGGTACGGAAATCATTATTTTAAGAATGCCTCAGCTCTCCCTTACATGGAAGATAAAGGAAAGAGTGTTTTGCCTGATTTGGATTACGTGGCAAGAGTTGCTATTGACAGTGTAACCTCTTCCGTTGAGAACGACCGCGGGAAGCTAACTCTGGAATATTTGTTAGATGATAATTCCAATACCCGGTGGGAAACCACAAATGTGGGACTAGTGAGATCCTATGAATTGACCATCTATTTGAAAGAAGAGATAGATATTCGGGGAATAAAGGTTGTACAACCCGTTTACGAGTGGTGGGATATGGAAATACCCTCTTATCTTGCTCCATCCATTCAAGTGAAAACGTCCGTTAATCAGATAGATTGGGAGGATGTTACTTATGCGGAAGAAAATACTCTTGGTAAAGGATCTGGGGAAGCGACACTCTTATCGATGAAAGAAGGTACACGGCGGGCCCGTTATATTAAAGTTTTGCTTGTAGATCAAGTGTCGGGAGTAAATGCAAGGGCAATGATAGGTGATGTGATGATTTTCAGGTAATTGGGAATATTTATTTTCATAAATCTTTGGGGGTGCATCGCTCATTACGACACACCCCCTCACAATATTATTTGTTTTTGACGGGGAAGGAAATATGAAATTTACACAAGTCATGTATTATAGCCAAGAATCTCAAAGGTAAGATTCTGAAAAGGGAAATGGCTGATTTACTGAAGAAATGAATTTATTGATAATTTGAAATAATGAATAAAATTTTATTACTATTCAGTTTGATGATAGGTTCTACAATCGCTTGTAAAGCCCAAGAGGGTTATCAAATAAGTGGTAAAGTGGATGGAATTGCTGATGGAAAAATATTACTGGTAAGTGAGGAAAGCGGTAAACTTGATACATTGGCAACAACGTTGATTAACAATGGAGTGTTTATTTTTACGGGTAAGGTTAATCAACCTCTGGCAGCTTATCTTATGTTAGAAAATGGGGGCGGAGTCGTTCCTTTAATTCTTGAAAATGTTAATTTTATGGTGAACATAAGTAGTACTGGAGCGTTGATACAAGGTGGAAAGCAACAGGAAATCTTTAACTTGTTCAGTCGTAATAATATGAAACTTTTGCAAACTCAAAATCGGATTCAGCAAGAGTTTCAGCAAGCGGAGCAAACGGGTAATAAGAACCGGATGCAAACATTGAGAAAACAGTTTGAAGAAGCAGTTATTAATGCTCGACAAGAAGAGGAGCAGTTATTAAAACAATATGCAGATTCGTATGTCGCGGCTTATGTTGTTGCGGTTGGAGCGAGACAATTTGAATTGAAAACTTTGAAAATTCGCTATGGATTATTGGGTGATTCTGCAAAAGCAACGATTCCTGGACGTTTCGTTGCGGAACTTATTGCTGACATGGAACAATTTGAGGAAGGATATGTTGTTCCGGATTTCACCGTTACCACGCAGGTCGGGGATTCTCTTTCCTTGTATCCCGTAAAAGGTAAATTGAAGCTGGTTGTTTTCTGGGAGTCCACGGATTCTCTTTGTCGTGAGGAAAACGTGAATCTTCTTGATATTTACCAGAAATATCATTTGCGAGGATTGGAAATCATAAGTATTTCCCGGGATCAGAATGTACAGGTCTGGGAAAAGGCCATCCATATGGATGGAATGTTTTGGAAACAAGGAATTGATCGAAATTCAGTTGTTTTTAACCGTTATCATGTAAAAACAGTTCCTTTTAGCATCTTGCTGGATGGGGAGAATAAGATTATTGCCAAGGACTTGAAAGGAACAGAATTGCAAAAGAGAATCGGGGAGTTGTTAAAAAGGAAATGATTTTTTAGGTGCGTGCAAAAGAGGGTATTAATTTACGAATAAATTATACCCTCTTGCTTTATTTGTAAAGATGATAACTTAGAAATTTACCCCAAATCCAATCGTGTACGGGTGGATTTCCGGAGCTTTGCTCTTTTCCATCATGTTCGTAAGGGTGTAACTTCCCCATAATGCCAGTTTGCAATACCCGATACGAACCACGGCATCGGCTTTCACCGGATTCATGCTATAATTGCCGGAATTTTTCATACGACGGGTATCACCGTTTTCATTCTTGTAAACGATCTTTGTCTTGGTATGTAGTCTTAAACCGCCCATCACTCCGGCTGCCACGTAGGCTCGTTGGTATTGCTTGGCCGGGAATTGCCATTCGAAGATAAGAGGCACGGTTAAATAAAGGTTCTTGAAGGAACTCTTTTTGACATTTTCGATTTCCACCGGGTAGATTTGTCCGCCGTCACCACGTTTAATGCTGTTTTTGTTAGCAAAGCGGAAACGTTGATACTCTAATCCCAGACCGGTAACTAAACCGATGTTGTTTAGCTTGTTGAGGCGCATACTGTACTGGAACATGTTGAATTGCATGACAAGCGAATTCTTGCGTTCCAGCTCTAGATAGTCACCCGCATCGCCCAGTTTGTTGCTGACGGAGAAATCGGCAAAGCCCAGGTTGAAACCACTCCAGTGTCCCCGGAAACGCGGATTTTGACTACGTTGATAAACTCTACTATGTAGAGGATCACTTAGCACTTGTGTTTTCCAGGCTTCTCCTTTCTCCCGAAGATGTACATTCTTTATGGTATCGGTCGGATTCTTTTTTTCTGCCTGAGAAAAAAAGAAAAAACTGCATAATAATGTCAAGGTGATAATAATACTTTTCATGATATTATATTCTAATCTGTTTATTTGCGTGTGTTTTGATCGAATTTGACAGAATTGAAAAATTTATCTCGCTGGCTGTTGAGTTCTTCCAGATCCTCGGTTTTTCCGCCTATCGTGAGTTGGTACATACAATTATCCCGGAAGATGAATCGTTTGAAATAGGTCATTTCTTCCCCGTCTTTCATGATCGTGTATGATATTTCCCGGATATCCGTCTCCGCATCGGGAATCCTTTTCTCCCCGGTGAGTTTTGCCGTGGGCATGGAAACGGATTCTTTTTTCATGGATATGTATAGCTGGTTGATCGTGTACTCGTCCAGCACCCCTTTTTCTTTCGTTAACTGGGTACAAACGACACCGAACACACAGGTAATATTTTTGGTTTGGAATATCCATGACCGCATATTGTTTACCTCTTTCTTAAAGCGCTCTCCGCGACTGGGGAATGAAAACGAGATGTAATTATCCCCGTTTATTCTTACCCAACCGTCTTTTTCGGGAGCCAGACAGAGGAACCCGATAAGTATTATTTTAAGTATCAACATATCCATTCTCTTTATTTCGTGAGTTAAAGATAGAAATTATTATTTTTGTGGCAAAACTTATTTAATTGAAGATGATTGTTGGAGGAAAAGATGTAGGAGATCGGCCGTTGATTCTGGCCCCGATGGAGGAGGTTACCAATCCCCCTTTCCGGAAATTCTGTAAACGCTACGGGGCCGATTGGCTCTACTCGGAATTCGTGTCGGCGGATGCGTTGGTACGTTCTATTAACAAGACGGTTAAGAAGTTGACGATAGAGGAAAATGAACGTCCGGTGACGATACAGATTTACGGACGGTTTATTGATTCTATGGTCGAGGCGGCCAAAATCGTTGAAGAGGTTCAACCCGATTTTATTGATATAAATTTTGGTTGCCCGGTGAAACGGGTGGCCGCGAAAGGGGCAGGGGCAGGAATGCTCCGGGATGTGCCTTTGATGGTGGAGATGGCCAAACAGATCGTGCAGGCGGTGAATATTCCGGTAACGGCAAAGACTCGATTGGGGTGGGATTGCGAGCATATTATTATTGATGACGTGGCAGAGCGTTTGCAGGATGTCGGGATCAGTGCCTTGGCAATACACGGACGGACCCGCTCGCAAATGTATAAAGGAGAGGCAGACTGGGGACCTATTGCCCGGGTAAAACAAAATCCTCGTATCAAGATTCCGATCATCGGGAACGGGGATATAGATTCTCCACAGAAGGTCAAAGAGGCTTTCGAGCGTTATGGCGTTGATGGGGTGATGATTGGACGTGCAACGATCGGGAAGCCTTGGATTTTTGAACAAATTAAACATTATTTGGCAACAGGAGAGATTTTACCGGAGTTGTCTGTTGCGGCCCAGGTTGAGATTATCAAGGAACAGATTCTGTTGTCCATGGAATGGTTGGATGAGGTGAGAGGTTTGTTCCATATGCGGCGTCACATGGCTTGTATGTTTAAAGGTTTGCCTCATTTTCGGGATTTGCGGATTCAAATGTTGCAGGCTCCTACCATTGAAGAGTTGTGGGGAGTGTTTGATCAGATTGTAGAGCGCTACGGTTCCATGGATCCCAACGATAGGGTGGATGAGTAAGTATAAAAACAAATTAATATTGAATGGAAATGAGAAAATTTAATACCTTTTACCTGTTGCTTGCCGTAGTATTGGTAATTGTA
Encoded proteins:
- a CDS encoding TlpA disulfide reductase family protein — protein: MNKILLLFSLMIGSTIACKAQEGYQISGKVDGIADGKILLVSEESGKLDTLATTLINNGVFIFTGKVNQPLAAYLMLENGGGVVPLILENVNFMVNISSTGALIQGGKQQEIFNLFSRNNMKLLQTQNRIQQEFQQAEQTGNKNRMQTLRKQFEEAVINARQEEEQLLKQYADSYVAAYVVAVGARQFELKTLKIRYGLLGDSAKATIPGRFVAELIADMEQFEEGYVVPDFTVTTQVGDSLSLYPVKGKLKLVVFWESTDSLCREENVNLLDIYQKYHLRGLEIISISRDQNVQVWEKAIHMDGMFWKQGIDRNSVVFNRYHVKTVPFSILLDGENKIIAKDLKGTELQKRIGELLKRK
- a CDS encoding DUF4998 domain-containing protein, whose translation is MKKRKYIMGLLSTMLLAIACSESLEDTYGDYTDGGRIRYVGKCYDVKTVPGWKRLTLNWKRATDEAAKNIKVVWTLNDGKDSTLLEPDCSSFEIPALTDGTYRFDLTVIDNAGEESLVETVYGRPYTETHEIVRTFTNVVTKSWQVGNVLICCIDKWNDNIKDVQLQYKNTQGQVDSVRLEKEDFIDPENPDPSQLFVLEGVSNNPEDSITILRRGMVEGCPDLIDFAPIVMSKNRVFTTDFLLTLETRYGLSSETDEELVKLNHFIDTVKTLEFDYDMASLEDVLYCPNLEKVVIGKNRYLTTLTEKADKSVLEEVEKSIAILDKANELCGVTVERYGNHYFKNASALPYMEDKGKSVLPDLDYVARVAIDSVTSSVENDRGKLTLEYLLDDNSNTRWETTNVGLVRSYELTIYLKEEIDIRGIKVVQPVYEWWDMEIPSYLAPSIQVKTSVNQIDWEDVTYAEENTLGKGSGEATLLSMKEGTRRARYIKVLLVDQVSGVNARAMIGDVMIFR
- a CDS encoding outer membrane beta-barrel protein, which codes for MKSIIITLTLLCSFFFFSQAEKKNPTDTIKNVHLREKGEAWKTQVLSDPLHSRVYQRSQNPRFRGHWSGFNLGFADFSVSNKLGDAGDYLELERKNSLVMQFNMFQYSMRLNKLNNIGLVTGLGLEYQRFRFANKNSIKRGDGGQIYPVEIENVKKSSFKNLYLTVPLIFEWQFPAKQYQRAYVAAGVMGGLRLHTKTKIVYKNENGDTRRMKNSGNYSMNPVKADAVVRIGYCKLALWGSYTLTNMMEKSKAPEIHPYTIGFGVNF
- a CDS encoding RagB/SusD family nutrient uptake outer membrane protein; this encodes MKYLVYTILIIIAFGFTGCNYLDAVPEKDIQTVESIFEQRKGAEQWRRGLYASANLLFADACRNMSFFGADELVVNEYMKNDATVAGIKISEGLQMAQTPYGDVWASVYNIIRDCNTFLDNIDNVYNMKNTEKRMWEADVKALKAYLYFELVRRYGPIVLVPENLPADADIQTLQLPRMHVDTCFNTIVTLLDEAIEYLPAGNIRESDEFYTFAEEAAYALKARVLLYAASPLFNGNAFYSDFKGKNGEVLFSTTYDKEKWRLAAEAADKAVAVCLANGRDLYGGNTTKGSELLNKIYDVEHSMYSSFDNPEFLLEWEWRNHISIFTMPRLVNDEKNLSSQLYGNVAPSITMVEMYYTEHGLPIDQDNAWSYANRYKLGKESSGRYKDIVSLDEDVLQLHLRREPRFYACIGADRCYWQRGKDNPAQGIDYTLLIEARKGEKWETNYNILTSVDYQNITGYWSKKHSFSEYSTRDYISVLSTDPTYPVIRLAEVYLIQAEAWNEYLDRPDYRVYDALDKVRERAGIPKVRQAWQSYGKNSMKVETKEGMRDIIRQEINIEFAFEGHRFWNVRRWLTAVEEFNHSQLGWNVLGASASEFYNRYDMPIELPGMKCKFTAPRDYLFPIRAEEILISGVVQNPGW
- a CDS encoding DUF4959 domain-containing protein — protein: MKYKIFLWVFLLSAFTACEDDENVFGIMPETGFRFEPKAGGAMLFYTLPGERDIYGIKVNYTNAQGEEVTKKGSFGGDSLLCDGFNEKRTNVPVKISYLDRFRNESEALETTFDTEDSAPYVFLTGVHVESSWNGFQVLYEAPEEVTGMVHVFYLGTNLFTQQEDTLLLESFTINRGGDTLTYDLKSGGEKNTIVLRVDDFKGYRVGEKVFSDVLAYQVERLVVPKENWDFSGVPVVTREDEKVGVDYLFDGDRKGEQRLSVSVGMYYDSECFTFLAGPNALNKPFIVDLGGEKIPAFIRIYAMQNLDRMFPGGVTSVGLANVWWGHYGSKLPCEVTLYASNDKEVWEKVGHYSQNENATEASRWYYQETLITSQQELAAADSVYFDVKVRASEKTYRYLKMEVNKTFYNYEEWIGNYNAKEYVTMHELEIYVKKD
- the dusB gene encoding tRNA dihydrouridine synthase DusB — its product is MIVGGKDVGDRPLILAPMEEVTNPPFRKFCKRYGADWLYSEFVSADALVRSINKTVKKLTIEENERPVTIQIYGRFIDSMVEAAKIVEEVQPDFIDINFGCPVKRVAAKGAGAGMLRDVPLMVEMAKQIVQAVNIPVTAKTRLGWDCEHIIIDDVAERLQDVGISALAIHGRTRSQMYKGEADWGPIARVKQNPRIKIPIIGNGDIDSPQKVKEAFERYGVDGVMIGRATIGKPWIFEQIKHYLATGEILPELSVAAQVEIIKEQILLSMEWLDEVRGLFHMRRHMACMFKGLPHFRDLRIQMLQAPTIEELWGVFDQIVERYGSMDPNDRVDE